The following proteins come from a genomic window of Suricata suricatta isolate VVHF042 chromosome 5, meerkat_22Aug2017_6uvM2_HiC, whole genome shotgun sequence:
- the LOC115291135 gene encoding LOW QUALITY PROTEIN: zinc finger protein 260-like (The sequence of the model RefSeq protein was modified relative to this genomic sequence to represent the inferred CDS: substituted 2 bases at 2 genomic stop codons) yields the protein GTPIPDYGGDWHPCGEVSDPSANLIPRKSTHLGENHSKYDACEEILNQSSSAGDQKRIHVVKSPYTCNEPGNILSQSSRLHITKRIRAGQKGDVCKECGKAFNRLSVLIQHQRVHTGEKPYECEEGGKTFNDASSGKVQRLIRTGEKPYTHKKCGMAFPQRSPLTKYHRTHTAEKPYQCKECGKFFKWLSVLNVHHRIHTGEKPYQCKECSKAFTQQSDLKKHHKIHTEEKPYQCTECGKFFKWLSALNVHHRIHIAQKPYQCNKCGKAFTCQSGLNKHHKIHTGEKPYQCNECGKFFKWPSALNVHHRTHTGEKPYQCKECGKAFTQQSDLKKHHKIHTGQKPYQCNECGKAFTQQAGLSKHQKFHTGQKPYQCNECGKSFTQQSGLTTHHRIHTGEKPYQCKECGKAFTQQSGLNAHHKIHTGEKAYQCKKCGKFFTHHSTLTKHHKIHTGEKPYQCNECGKSFTHHTTLTKHHRIHTGEKPYQCNECGKSFTRQSGLNKHHKIHTGENPCQYNECGKAFNWPSDLNEHRCIHTGEKPYQCKECGKSFTPYSTLTKHHRIHTREKPYQCNECGKTFTKHSHFIGHKRIHSGEKCXQCEXCAKAFIQHSPYETSQISY from the coding sequence GGGACTCCTATTCCAGACTACGGTGGTGACTGGCATCCATGTGGGGAGGTCTCTGATCCAAGCGCCAACCTCATTCCACGTAAGAGTACACATTTAGGAGAGAATCACTCTAAATATGACGCATGTGAGGAAATACTTAACCAGTCCTCCAGTGCTGGTGATCAGAAGAGGATTCATGTGGTGAAAAGCCCATACACATgcaatgaacctgggaacatACTTAGTCAGTCATCAAGACTACATATCACTAAGAGAATCCGTGCTGGACAGAAAGGTGACGTTTGTAAGgaatgtggcaaagccttcaaCAGGCTCTCAGTACTCATTCAACATCAGCGagtgcacactggagagaaaccttacgaaTGTGAAGAAGGTGGTAAAACCTTTAATGATGCCTCATCAGGAAAAGTACAGAGACTAATCcgtacaggagagaaaccttacacacataaaaaatgtgggaTGGCCTTTCCCCAACGCTCACCTCTTACCAAATATCACAGAACCCATACTGctgagaaaccttaccaatgtaaggaatgtggcaagTTCTTTAAATGGCTCTCAGTCCTTAATGtacatcaccgaatccatactggagagaaaccttaccaatgtaaagaatgtagcAAGGCCTTTACTCAGCAGTCAGACCTTAAgaaacatcacaaaatccatactgAAGAGAAACCCTACCAATGTACAGAATGTGGCAAGTTCTTTAAATGGCTCTCAGCCCTTAATGTACATCACCGAATCCATATTGCacagaaaccttaccaatgtaacaaatgtggcaaggcctttacttGCCAGTCAGGCCTTaacaaacatcacaaaatccatactggagagaagccttaccaatgtaacgaatgtggcaagTTCTTTAAATGGCCCTCAGCCCTTAATGTACATCACCGaacccatactggagagaaaccttaccaatgtaaagaatgtggcaaggcctttactcagCAGTCAGACCTTAAGAAACATCATAAAATCCATACTGgacagaagccttaccaatgtaacgaatgtggcaaggcctttacacAACAGGCAGGCCTTAGCAAACATCAGAAATTCCATACTGgacagaagccttaccaatgtaacgaatgtggcaagtcctttactcAACAGTCAGGCCTTACCacacatcacagaatccatactggagagaagccttaccaatgtaaagaatgtgggaaggcctttacTCAGCAGTCAGGCCTTAACGCACATCataaaatccatactggagagaaggcTTACCAATGCAAAAAATGTGGGAAATTCTTTACTCACCACTCAacccttaccaaacatcacaaaatccatactggagagaagccttaccaatgtaacgaatgtggcaaatcctttactcaccACACAACCCTTACCaaacatcaccgaatccatactggagagaaaccttatcaATGTAACGAATGTGGTAAGTCCTTTACTCGCCAGTCAGGCCTTaacaaacatcacaaaatccatactggagagaaccCTTGCCAATATAATGAATGTGGAAAGGCCTTTAACTGGCCCTCTGACCTTAATGAACATCGCTgcatccatactggagagaagccttaccaatgcaaagaatgtggcaaatcctttactccCTACTCAacccttaccaaacatcacagaatccataccagagagaaaccctaccaatgtaacgaatgtggcaagacctttacCAAGCACTCACACTTTATTGGACATAAAAGAATCCATTCTGGAGAGAAATGTTAGCAATGTGAGTAATGTGCCAAAGCATTTATCCAACACTCACCTTATGAAACATCACAGATTTCATACTAG